Part of the Henckelia pumila isolate YLH828 chromosome 2, ASM3356847v2, whole genome shotgun sequence genome is shown below.
TTTTCACAAAAAGGACATGCAAGGAATGTCTGGCCACCGCAGTGGGTTGATGTTAACATGTAAAATTGAGGAAATAAATTGTGTTCTGAAGTAAGAATGTAAGATACAATTTTTTTGATAAATCTTCATGACCACAACAAAGTCCCATAAGGTTTTATACATGCTAACGTGCTGTGCCCTTGCTCAAATTAGTACGTCAAAATTTTATGATCGACAACTACTGCCAATATGAGTTAAAAAAGGTTCCTATTCAAATGAAAGTTCAAAGCTTGGTGAATGTTTAAGAAGAGTCCATCCAACTATCTAATATCaaagacttcactgatacttcatataaaattttcctTGTATCTCTGATTCTTGTCAACCCTAACTGGTGTGCAGTCAAACCCAGTACTTGAAGCATTTGGAAATGCGAAAACTGTGAGAAATAACAATTCAAGGTGAGTCGTTGCCCTAGTCCTGCTATGATTTAGTTCATAGAAGTTTGCACTTTACATGCTTTATTTGCTGTTCTGCAGCCGATTTGGAAAGTTTGTTGAAATTCAATTTGATAAGAATCGAAGAATATCAGGGGCAGCCATAAGAACATATCTTCTAGAAAGATCTCGTGTCTGCCAAGTTTCAGACCCTGAACGCAATTATCACTGTTTTTACCTATTATGTGCAGCACCACAGGAGGTAGTCTACTTCCAATGTTGCATTATGTATCTTATTCAGATTATTCGGCAAATCTATAGTGACCCGTAGTTATGATATATTATACTTCTTCCCAGGAAATCGAGAAGTATAAGCTGGAACATCCAAAGACGTTTCACTATCTTAATCAATCTAATTGCTATGAACTAGTTGGTGTAAGTGATGCCCGTGAATATTTGGCGACTAGAAGGGCCATGGATGTAGTTGGAATAAGTCAAAAAGAGCAGGTACATTCAATACACTTGAACCTTCATGTGGTGCCATCACATTCTTTTTCGATACACTTGCAGCTTCATGTGTCATCGtatcctctctctctctctctgctttctctctctctcttctcCCTCTCTCTCTTTTTAAGATACTTATATTATCTTAATCTCCAGGATGCAATTTTCAGAGTAGTGGCAGCAATTCTCCATCTCGGCAATGTTGAATTTGCTAAGGGGAAAGAGATTGATTCATCAGTTCTCAAGGATGACAAGTCCAAATTTCATCTTCAGACTACAGCAGAGCTTCTCATGTACGACTGCACTCATATTTGTAATTCTCCTTAGcagcttattattattattatttttttgaatttatttttaatcaggTGTGATCTTAAAGCCCTGGAAGATGCATTACTGAAGCGAGTGATGGTCACTCCAGAAGAAGTTATTAAGAGAAGTCTTGATCCTGATGGGGCAACCGTTAGTAGGGATGGATTAGCCAAAACTATATATTCTCGTTTATTTGACTGGTATGGTATTATTGTGTCATTGCATTAGCTTTCACTTTCAGGTTGAATAAATGGTTACTATGTGTTTGCTGGTTCAGTAATTCATTATGGGAGGTTCCAAAACTTGCAGGTTGGTGGACAAAATAAATGTATCTATTGGGCAAGATAAAGATTCAAAATGTCTTATTGGTGTTCTTGATATATATGGTTTTGAAAGTTTTAAAACTAATAGGTAACTGTTGGTTCATTACCATAAACataaaactcattttcaatctttTTCAAGGAATTCTGACTGACATAAATTTATACGTCTAGTTTTGAACAGTTTTGCATTAATTTTACCAATGAAAAGCTGCAACAACATTTCAACCAGGTAAGCAATTGATATATTTAGCTGTGGACTATAAACTGATGCCACCACAAAACTTACACTCGACAAATTCTTCTTTCAGCACGTTTTCAAAATGGAACAGGAGGAGTATAcaaaagaagagattgactggAGTTACATAGAATTTGTCGATAACCAAGATGTCCTAGATCTTATTGAAAAGGTTGATTTACGCAATATTTAAACTGCTATGCTTTGGACTACATTTAGTTGTTGGTTATGTCGCTAAGAAGCTGGCAACTTTGCAAAATATTTGGCGGAAGAGGTGGAAATTctaacaaaatcaaaatttatagGTCCATGTCAAGTTTATTCTGAAATAAAGAATCTTTATACAGATTCCTGTTGAAAAGCAATTTGACCATGTCATGTCTCATTTACCTGAAGTATGCATGAATGACATTTCTTATATGTATTGCAATTTTTTCAATTTACTAGTATAGTTCATTCTCATATATATGTagatataatttatttagattCTTTGTTGAAGGCACAATCATTCTTCTCACCTTAATTTTGCTCTAGAAACTGGTACAGTGGTACTTTCACAATAAATCTTTGAGATATTTCTTATCTAATTGCAAATTTGGATTAATTGTGCTCTTGAAGGTTGAATTACAACCGATATGCTATTTATAAAGCACTGAATGCtgatgcaaattttttttttgttccgaTGCTTTTGTTTGGCCATGGCAGAAACCTGGAGGGATCATTGCACTTCTAGATGAAGCCTGgtatgtttttattatttttcttgtaAGAAATTACAAAGGACTAACCTCTGTAAGATCTCTGCTATtaacttgattttttttctctgtTCCTAGTATGTTTCCGAAGTCAACGCACGAAACATTTTCGCAAAAGCTTTATCAGACGTTTAAATCCCACAAACGTTTTATCAAACCAAAATTGTCCCGCACAGATTTCACAATTGCTCATTATGCTGGGGAGGTGATCtgtattaaattttgttttgtccAATTATGTGTCTATAGTATGGGTTACAAACCTTCATCTAATCTAAGTTTTTTGTTCTTTTGTACTCATCCAGGTTCTATACCAATCTGATCAGTTTTTAGATAAAAACAAAGATTATGTTGTTCCTGAACACCAAGATTTGTTGAGTACGTCCAAATGCTCATTCGTAGCAGGGCTATTTCCTCCACTGCTTGAAGAGACAACTAAATCCTCAAATAAGTCTTCTAAGTTTTCATCTATCGGTTCACGTTTTAAGGTACTTTCTACGTACTTTTCCGACATATAATTTCTATGACAAAGTTTGTCGATGTTTCCAACGATTGAGCTTCTGAGCTTGGTAAAGAATGCAGAAACTCatggtttaattaattcatacagGTCCAACTCCAACAATTGATGGAGACACTAAATTCTACAGAACCTCATTACATTAGATGTGTGAAGCCTAATAATCTTCTCAAGCCTGCTATATTTGAGAATGTCAATATCATGCAGCAACTACGATGTGGTGTGAGTGCAGATGACTTGTAGCTGTAGAAATCTATTGCTCTTAGTTACATGTCAACCGCACACTCAACTTattgctattttttttttcctattgTCAGGGTGTATTAGAGGCAATTAGGATCAGCTGTGCTGGTTACCCCACGCGTAAGACATTTTATGAATTTGTTAATCGATTTGCTCTTCTTGCTCCTGAGGTTTTGGAAGGAAAGTAAGTGCTATTTATTGTCGAGATTGTGACATATGAATTAACGATTTTATGAAATGGGTCTTTTAATCATTTGCTTGTGTGTGTTATCAGTAACGATGAAAAGGTAGTATGCAAAAAGATCTTGGAGAAAATGGGCCTCACTGGGGCTCAGGTAATGTGAACATACTTTTTTTTGCTCATTACGAGAAGGAATATCATTAACTTGATCTAGCTTAGGCTCTTGTAGCTTGATCTATTAAAGCTTTTCCGCTGAGAATTGAAGTTTTCTGAGCATTTTGGCAGTGTAGGTTTTGGTGAAAATACGTACGAGCTTCAACCTGAGCCCAACTTTCTTAAATTCAGCTTTTTCAGTGTTTCTAAATGATTGTCAAAATCGACTGACCAAATTAAAATCATCCAAAAGCAATTAAAAACAATCGGAAGTTTTGAATATAATCTGAAAGATGCAAAACAAATCATGTGCATATTTATAACTTCACTTTAATGTTTGAAATGCCTCGGGCTTGTGAGATTTGCTTATGCTAGATATCTGCATTACATTTCGTTCAAGTTTTTTGCTGTATTGTTTTTGCTCAACTGTTGTTTTATGTATTTCAGATAGGAAAAACAAAAGTGTTCCTGAGAGCTGGTCAAATGGCTGATTTAGATGCCCACAGAGCACTGAAACTTAGTAATTCAGCAAAAACGATACAAAGAAAAACTAGAACTCATATTGCTAGGAAGCACTTTGTTGTTCTGCGGGAAGCATCAATCTGTATGCAGTCCATATGCAGAGGTTTGCTGAATTAAAATTTTTCTTGTCAAATTTAACGATGTATCTAGGTCAGCTGTTACATATTGGAGTCCTTCGTTGGCTTGAAGCGAAACATTCTAAACTTTCCACACGTGTGCACCTTATTGTCCTTATGCGCAAGCAATTGAGTTTATGTCTGATTCCGCCTCTCGCATTTCATCAGCATTCACCCTTTCTTCATCTCAGGAAGGCTTGCCTGCCGAttgtttaaaaatttgaaaagggAGGCAGCTTCTCTTAAAATTCAGACGAATCTGAGAGGATACCTGGCCCGAAAGAGCCACACAAAACTCAAATACTCGGTTGTTGTGCTGCAGACTGGGATGCGCATGATGACTGCCCGCAATGAATTTAGATATAGGAGACAAACAAAAGCAGCAATCGCTATACAGGTGAATAAGTAGTTCTCTAGAAAATAAATTTCCGGTTTATTGATAGTGTATCCTTACCAGAAAAGATCCTTTTCAGGCACACTGGCGTGGTCATAGAGCCTTTTCATATTACAAGAGACTTATAAGGGCATCAATTGTGACCCAGTGTAGATGGAGAGGAAGGGTTGCTAGGAAAGAGCTTCGGAAACTAAAAATGGTAGGGTATCGTGTTAAATAATCTAGTGCATTTGTTCCACGAGCATAGAGGATAGTGCTGGGTGACAAATGCATTTTTAATCTATTATAACTTCTGgtatcttttaaattttgctatAAGTATCAAATATCTGCAGGCATCAAGAGAAACAGGCGCACTTAAAGAAGCAAAGGATAAGCTTGAAAAATATGTGGAAGACCTAAAATTACGTTTACAGCTGGAAAAGCGTTTGCGGGTGAATATATTTTACTTTTCTATTTTATTCCTGAAATCAACTTGGATTTAATCTTTATCTCTACATATACATCACACGAACACATTCATATATAAACTCATATCTGCATACATTCACACACATTAGTATAGACATAAATATATGCTCCCGCAGATATTAACTACATTGTTATGCTTGCATTAGGAATAATGAGTGAACATGTGCATAACCGAATTGCTCACATGTTCATGTACATACCAACATAAACAGATAGATGGGTGATTATACACTGAGAAAGACATCAGCTAAATGTTTGTGTTTACAGTGTAGTATCACACATAAAATGATACAAGTGTACTggattttttttcattattaaTTGTTGGAAGATGTAATGTTTGGTTGTCATATGGTTTAATATGCTGGGTCTCACCAAAACTTGATTGTTTAGACTGACTTAGAGGAGGCAAAGAGTCAGGAGATAACAAAGTTGCAGCAGTCCTTAGAAGATACACAAAGCAAATTGAATGAAACCAGTGCACTTCTTCTCAAAGAACGTGAAACTGCTCAGAGAGCTATTGAAGAAGCCTCCTCAATTGTGAAAGAAACCCCGGTTCCAGTTGAGGATACAGCAAAGATTGAGGCTCTAACTGCAGAAATGGAGCAATTAAAGGTAACGTTGTTGAATGTGATGCTTCTCCCTCTATACTTGTATGTATCCCAATATCAACACTCAACGTTCTCATCTAATTCACAGGAGTCATTGAAATCTGAAAGACAACGAGCTGATGAATCTGAAAGAAAATGTGCGGAAGCCCAGGAATCAAGTGAGgggaagactcagaagttggaaGAAACTGAAAAGAGAGTTCATCAACTTCAGGAATCTTTGAACAGGTAGTGTAATTCTTGTTACTTATCCtcttttaatatattttcattaAAAAGTCCAAAATTTCATTGGCATATGAAATTATTTCCTCATGTGCAGTTTATCTTTTAGATTTCTTAAATCGACGATTTCTTTGATTTAATACCTAGATGTAAACTTGGTTACACAATCACGTTTAgaaattgaatgatattttcaaATATCAAAGAATGGTGAATGAAATTCTGATATTATGAGTACCTGATATGATTGTTGATGAGTTGGCTAATGTGAGCTTTGCTAgttggattgatttgattaagtttcatcacacaaTTATCTGAATGTTAACAGGTTGAAGCCACCAGTAGTTTTATTTCAATTGTATGTAATCTGTGCTCACTCATCTTTCTGCAAATTATTTTGTGGGAATTGGAAACATGCATGCCTAGTGGAAGCTTTGTGTTCAATCAGGAGTCTGTAGACCAAGAGATTCTCTGAATTGAACTAATTATATCTATAAGTTTGTATGGGATCTTTATCCAATGATTGAGGTCTATAAAACTTTATTACTCagagtgaaaatgaaaaagaatgatGAGATTGCTTGACAGCACACCTTGACCTTCATGTTGATACTTACGATTGGTTGCAGGAGTTACATCAACGGCTATTAAGATTAGAAAGGTCATTTGTTTTATTTGACTAATGCTAGATATGATCTAGTGTGCCTCAGGATGATATACAGCATGTCAGGCCAGTTTTCAGAGCTCAAAATGATTTTATGTGCGTCATCCAACTTCAGTTCAACCTCAGGATTTGTTGCTAGAGACGATCTGGATGATGATACGTCCACTTCCTCTGATACCACATCTACCGATTCAGATTTCACCTTCCCAGCCCCTgattcaactcaagaaaactttTCTTCCTTCGATCCCGGTGCTTTCCAGCTCATAGTTCAGGATCTTTCAGCAGCTGAAATCTCAGGTCAGTCTAGTTTCCTTAGAGTTCCTAGGTCTAGAACAAAACATACCCTGATAGCAAGTTAGGGCTTGATCCAACTTTTTTTTGGGTCTTGGTATACAACCTAATAAAACTCATAATATCCCACAGTTCTTGCTATGAAGATTTAAAATCTTTCCTGCAAACCATTCGTTCATTTGTAGTTTCCTCTTCCCATTATTCTAAAAACAATTCCATACCCAACTTAATTCACTTTTTGTTTAAGCAAGGTTGCGATAAGAAAATTCGTTATACATTTCTTTTCTGTTGATGGTTGCATTGTGCAGGAACCGAAAACTGGGAAAGTGATCGGGAGGGGGCATTCGATGACTTTTTCTGATGGAAGTTCTCTATCACTTTGTTGTATCTAATCTCTGTCCTAGTTAGAAATTAGTTTGTCTAGATGTTAATTTTGGTGTCTTAGCACATACCTCAGTTTAACACAAAATTACACTTGGTTGTTGTACAAAAGATTTACACAAGAAATTTAACATTAGGACATTTATACTTCTGTCTGCATACAACCTGTTAATATTATAAAGTATGCCTTATTTTGACTTCATTCAGTTTTCAGGTCTAATTTACCTATTATATTGGTGGCTAGTTGGAACATTATTCTTGTAGATTTAGAGATGCCAAACCTGTTTCTCAGATGATTCAGAAAGTTTAGATGGGTGAATAATGTGATCCATAATTAACTTGACTGAAGTCCAAAAGATTGAATCAATCTGGTTTGGGGTTCAGTGTGATAATGTTTTTTTGAGTCCCCTAATCTTTGAAAGCTTATTCAACAAGGGATCTCCGTCTTGTTCTTGATATATTGGGTCTTTAGTGTATTATCACATGCTACTCCTGGAAACAACCTATGTGAATAATTAAAATTTGGTATCCGATGTACAATGGGTATGctttaaaattaaatgaaatttgATTCTTGCACCATGTCTACGTATTTACATTTTTGGGGAACAAGAATATATTGGGTCCATCACAGTTTGTGGTTATGTTTGTAGTCTGGAATTTGTTAGTGTTTTTAGTCTTTGATCACTCTATGGTCCTTAGAGCCATTTTCTCTCGTTTTATCCAGTGGTGTGAATTTGTTGTTTTGAGGTCCCTTATGATAGTTGGTCCACTTTCGATTTAAACTCCTTGGAAGAAAAGACATAAGCCCCCCTCCCACATCAGTACCAGTGGATGGTTTGCTTaagcatcatcatcatctccatctcaTTCTTTAGTCAGCTTCTCATCCTCCATCTCATTGACCTCTggtaagatttcaaattttccCACTCTGGCTATTTTTCCTAACAGGCATGTCTTTCATCTGATAATACTTTCCTGTCTTTCTATCATCATTCTTACTTCCATTCCTTCTATAGGCCATCATATCGTTGTTTCAGCCACGAGCTTGAGAATACTAAGGAGCAGTATGCATACTTAGTAATAATTTCCTAGAtaacttttaataattttctgcTATTCATCAACCAGATACCTGTTTTGGGGCTAATTAAGGTTGCGGTCTCTCCCACGTTTTACAGGGACAGCTCTTCTCGAGCCATATTGGTATGGTATAGATGAAAGATTGCCTGTTATCTCTTTTCTCCTATATTATTGAGTAGAACGCCAAATCATTAGGATTAATCTCCAGCAGTAGCAACATCCATTCGATAACTTTTGCGTCCTTAACTCTGCAAAAGCATAATCAATTTTGTGTTTTATACCTCCATTCTGTTCCAAGTTGGAATGCATAGAAGTACTTGAGTAATATTCTAATGTACCCTCATAATTGTCTAGAAATTTTATGTTGGATTCTTGAAGCTTCGCTGACTATCTTAGAGTTGAATTCAGCCAAATTTATTTGAACGCTGCAGCAGTCATCTGGTGGAAGCCCAGTTTAGGGACCGACCTTACTAGAAGAACTTAATGAATGTCGAATCCTAAGTTTGTCATAGTTAATATTATAATTGGCCACTTGATCTCATTTTTCCATAGTTGTAAAGAAAGAGTTAGTCCAAAATTTTCAGTTTTGTACAGCTAAGTCACATTTGGAGCAGCTGATGCTGCTTTAGTGCTGAACAACAGTAGCAACACGCCGTTGCTTTGGAGGTTTTTACTCATTGACTCAATTTCTTCGTagatttatcttattattatttaagCAGCTTTCTAGCCAGTGCGGACAGCCAATCATTCCTATAATAGTTTTCATCTAAAAACAAAACTTGTACCTTAATTGCATGTTTGATTGTGAAATAGTTGTTAAAGCCCTACACACTAGAACAATCCAAGGAGCTTAGTTGGTTACTCATCTTCACTTACAATCTATTGATCGTTTTACTCACTCATCCTTCCAATGCTGAGGACAAATGCTGCTATGCCTTTGTGTTTATACAAAGTCCGAACGAGAAGAGGGAATAAACGATCTGTAATTTTCTTTCTAAAGTATCGTATCCAGGTATTGAAATCACTTGTGCCCAGTTCATGGGCATATGGGCTTCATTCACCTTTCCACCAGGACTTGTCCTGGATTAGTAATATATCTGCATATTAATCACTGTCTAACTGAAGTTGCTTTTGGTGCTTGAAAGCTTGCATTTTTCAGTTCTAAAGCTGCACTTATTTATGTTCATTTCTGAACTACCTTGAACTAAATGTTTCTATATATTTGTGATGGTCAAATCTCCAGTTATTTTGTGCTACAAAATGGCATATTTCATTGAGTGCCTAATTTGAATCTCGTCCTTTTGCTAGGCTTGAAGAGAAGCTCGCTAATGTAGAATCCGAGAATAAAGTTCTTCGTCAGCAGGCTTTGGCCATGGCACAGAATAATAAACTGCTATCAAGAAGTTCAAGGTCAATCATGCAGgtaattcaaaaccaacagTTTGATCAATATGCCGTTGTATATAGAACCTCTAACCTTGTTTATGCTTCGATTTTACAGAGGGCTGAAAGCACAAAAACATCTATAGTAAGTAAATACTTCAGTTAACCAATATGCCATGGAAACAGTCAAGAATGTTAATTTTCCATCATTATACTAGGATTTACGAAGTGCTTCAATGATCGCAAGAGAACAGTTAGATATGGAGGATAGACCTCAAAAATCGCTAAATGAGAAGCAACAAGAGTATCAGGATTTGCTTATCCGATGTGTTGCTCAGCACTTGGGCTTCTCTAGAGGAAGACCTGTTGCAGCCTGCATAATTTATAAATGCCTAAGACACTGGCGATCATTTGAGGCTGAGAGGACAAGCATTTTTGACAGGATAATACAAACAATCGGTCATGCTATTGAGGTAAGAAGTTTGGATCTTCATCATGAAATGTTTGATATCTGGATTTATGATATACATGATATTAACTTCGACATGTCCTTAATGGAAGACCCAGGACAACAATGATATCTTGGCTTACTGGTTGTCCAATGCATCAACTTTATTATTGCTGCTACAACGCACTCTGAAAGCTGGAGGAGGTGCTGGAAATGCACCACAACATCGGCGTACTCCATCAGCCACACTATTTGGGAGAATGACACAGGTAGATATTGTTCAATTTGAAATGTAATCTCGGTACCTGAGTGTTTTCAAGGGTTAAAAATCTGTTTTCCAGAGTTTCCGCAGTACTCCTCAAGGTGTCAATCTTTCTCTACTGAATGACGAATCAGCTGGCACATTACGCCCGGTAGAAGCGAAGTACCCAGCTTTACTGTTCAAGCAGCAGCTGACAGCTTACGTAGAGAAAATTTATGGAATGGTTCGTGATAATTTGAAGAAAGAGATATCTCCAATGCTGGGACTGTGCATCCAGGTGATCAAGTTCAAAACAGTTtgggaaaataataataaattattgttatttttctttaattattAAGTCAAGAAAAGGATGCAAGTTAGATTAATTGTCGATCATTTCCTGTTATGTTACGAATGATATAGGCACCAAGAATATCCAAAGCAAATTTAAGTAAAGGCACAGCCCGTGCTCTAGCAAATGCTGCTGCACAGGAGATTTTAATATCTCACTGGCAAGGAATTGTAAAGAGCCTTGAGAACTTTTTGAACATGCTAAAGACAAATCATGTAAGTACAATATGACACAAATTTTTAGCCCTCCTACTTTTTATGTACAATGATCTCAATTTTCTCCTTACGATTCTCTCGTCGGTAACAAGTTTCAAACCCAGTCGATAATTTGTGTTGTCTCAGCTTTGGACAATGTATCAGAATAATAATGTTCACACGATTTTGTATTCAATCCGTCTTTCAGGTACCTCCATTTTTGGTTCGGAAAGTGTACACGCAAATATTTTCTTTCGTCAACGTGCAGTTATTTAACAGGTGTTGTGCAGTGCAGTACATTAAGTGCTACATATTGATGAGCTTCATTAACAGAATGACAAActaatgttgtttttgtgatttcaGCCTTTTACTGAGACGAGAGTGTTGCTCATTCAGTAACGGCGAGTATGTTAAGGCTGGATTGGCTGAACTGGAGCACTGGTGTTACAAGGCGACAGAAGAGGTACTTTTATCTTTGTTATATTTGATATGACCATCAAAGCTAATAAATATCCTGTTTCTTGCAGTATTCAGGTTCCGCTTGGGATGAGCTCAAGCATATAAGACAGGCTATAGGGTTCCTGGTACTGAATTTTATTCCTTGTTCATTCAATAAGTTATTCCATCGATTGTGTTAGTAAAAATCGTGAAGCATATACAGTCTTCTTTTCTTCATTTCCCCATTGAATGACCGCGTAATGATTTGTGTGGAGTAAACTATTTTAAACGATGGAGAAACAATGAGTTAATAGATACGCAGAACAAGAAAATCCCCTTAGGTACATGCAAAGACACTCTAGAAAGAAGGTAATAATTGAAGGAAGAAGTCAAACTAAAACGAACATGAGAAATTGGTGAGTATTGTTGGTTGTGATTATTTTGAAAACAAAGCTTTGTTCACCGGGAGTATTTGTTGGTTCTTTCaagtatataaacataaatcgaGAAATTGTTTTTGGCATAAATAACACTTAATTTGTCTTAAATAAGTAAGAACTAAACATTTTACCAGGTCAGAGTATGCAAGGCTTATAATTGTGTTGGACTTTTTGGACTACTACTGTCACAGGTAATACACCAGAAGCCAAAGAAGACTCTAGATGAAATTAGCCATGACCTCTGTCCGGTAAAATGCCTAATCATTTTCTTAATAGAATTTATATGAAATCTTCTTATCATCACCCcgatatgtatattttttatCGTTTATAGGTGCTCAGCATTCAACAGCTATACAGAATCAGCACTATGTATTGGGATGATAAATATGGCACACATAGCTTATCCCAGGAAGTAAGTCCTTGTTGATCTTATTTTTCAAGCTCCACTTTTGTACTACTGTCGTGATAGGATATTTTGATTGCTGATTACTTTATGTCTGGCTAATTACATCAACTTCCCCCAGTGTTAGGCCTAATTATCACCTATTACTTCATACTCGGAATTATAATTTTATCCATCTGTGAGGTTTGAAAATGTTCAAACCTTTTGTGTTAAGACTATTTTACTTTTCTTCATCCATTTATTTCTCAAGGTGATACTGGAAATGATATTTTATGCTCCTAGTCTAGTTTTTATccctttttgttttgttttattaacttgttttcttttgtaagATGTAACTAGCTTCTTTTAGGTGTTTCAATACTAGCTTCACAATTCAATCAATGGCACAAAGGGCCAAAAACAGAGCATATAACCTAAGACATGTATCAGATGTTTCagcaataaaaataagaatatattTCGGaatataaaaatcattttcctCGATCAACCAAAATATAATGTGTTTTCTTGTCTTTCGGTGGAGATTTCTTGTGATTTACACTAGTTTTATCGGTCTATTTTTCCCAGGTAATTTCCAACATGAGAATATTAATGACAGAGGATTCAAATAACGCTGTCAGTAGTTCTTTCCTTCTGGATGATGATTCAAGGTTAATTATAAATACTGATCATGCAGCTTCAGTTCATACTGTCTTCATTATTTTCATTCAAGTATTCGCTTGATATAGTTTCACTGAAACCCGATCCTTCATCTTGCAGCATTCCGTTTTCAGTGGACGACCTTTCCAAATCAATGGATCGCTTTGATGTTACAGACATTGAGCCACCACCGCTTATTCGTGAAAATTCAGGCTTCAGCTTTCTATTGCCACAAGCCGATTGATTACATTTAATCATTTTTCCTTCCTAATGTTCAAAGAAACTTCCCTATTGTTCCCCAAAAGGTATGTGTTGAACGACCTGTACTTTTCAAGCACACTCTTTAAGCCGATGCTAATATCTAACTGTGAAACTGCACAACAAAGTGATCGCTCGTAATTATCTTCTAATAAGCTCATCCAACAAGGGAGTTCACCTTTGCTAGCTGCAGTTCCGAAGGAAAGTGCCTTTATAAGACTTGTTGAAGTCCTTTAGCACGACGCTTCATTTATTGGTTTATGCATTTTATGTTACAAGTATCATTCGCGTAGAGGATCATTTGTCAGTTATATAACTCGTACTCAATATTACAGCATTGCCTAGCAAGAATCTCTTATCTATGTTCTCTTATGGCTGCAGAACTCTCAGTTTGAGCTCCCCTGTATGGTGTTTCCTGCTCTGGTTGGAAGGTTTCGATACTGTCAAAACGATTAATGTAGGATGAGAAACCCTTTGTCAGATCATTTAAGGGTGATAAAATCATTGTGGATAC
Proteins encoded:
- the LOC140883104 gene encoding myosin-9-like isoform X2; the encoded protein is MSAQVTIIVGSHVWVEDAEVAWIDGEVTKINGQELEIQTSKGAKVTADLSKVYPKDEDAPAGGVDDMTKLSYLHEPGVLQNLSSRYQLNEIYTYTGSILIAINPFQRLPHLYNAHMMEQYKGAPLGELSPHVFAIADVAFRAMFNEGKSNSILVSGESGAGKTETTKMLMQYLAYLGGRKGTEGRTVEQQVLESNPVLEAFGNAKTVRNNNSSRFGKFVEIQFDKNRRISGAAIRTYLLERSRVCQVSDPERNYHCFYLLCAAPQEEIEKYKLEHPKTFHYLNQSNCYELVGVSDAREYLATRRAMDVVGISQKEQDAIFRVVAAILHLGNVEFAKGKEIDSSVLKDDKSKFHLQTTAELLMCDLKALEDALLKRVMVTPEEVIKRSLDPDGATVSRDGLAKTIYSRLFDWLVDKINVSIGQDKDSKCLIGVLDIYGFESFKTNSFEQFCINFTNEKLQQHFNQHVFKMEQEEYTKEEIDWSYIEFVDNQDVLDLIEKKPGGIIALLDEACMFPKSTHETFSQKLYQTFKSHKRFIKPKLSRTDFTIAHYAGEVLYQSDQFLDKNKDYVVPEHQDLLSTSKCSFVAGLFPPLLEETTKSSNKSSKFSSIGSRFKVQLQQLMETLNSTEPHYIRCVKPNNLLKPAIFENVNIMQQLRCGGVLEAIRISCAGYPTRKTFYEFVNRFALLAPEVLEGNNDEKVVCKKILEKMGLTGAQIGKTKVFLRAGQMADLDAHRALKLSNSAKTIQRKTRTHIARKHFVVLREASICMQSICRGRLACRLFKNLKREAASLKIQTNLRGYLARKSHTKLKYSVVVLQTGMRMMTARNEFRYRRQTKAAIAIQAHWRGHRAFSYYKRLIRASIVTQCRWRGRVARKELRKLKMASRETGALKEAKDKLEKYVEDLKLRLQLEKRLRTDLEEAKSQEITKLQQSLEDTQSKLNETSALLLKERETAQRAIEEASSIVKETPVPVEDTAKIEALTAEMEQLKESLKSERQRADESERKCAEAQESSEGKTQKLEETEKRVHQLQESLNRLEEKLANVESENKVLRQQALAMAQNNKLLSRSSRSIMQRAESTKTSIDLRSASMIAREQLDMEDRPQKSLNEKQQEYQDLLIRCVAQHLGFSRGRPVAACIIYKCLRHWRSFEAERTSIFDRIIQTIGHAIETQDNNDILAYWLSNASTLLLLLQRTLKAGGGAGNAPQHRRTPSATLFGRMTQSFRSTPQGVNLSLLNDESAGTLRPVEAKYPALLFKQQLTAYVEKIYGMVRDNLKKEISPMLGLCIQAPRISKANLSKGTARALANAAAQEILISHWQGIVKSLENFLNMLKTNHVPPFLVRKVYTQIFSFVNVQLFNSLLLRRECCSFSNGEYVKAGLAELEHWCYKATEEYSGSAWDELKHIRQAIGFLVIHQKPKKTLDEISHDLCPVLSIQQLYRISTMYWDDKYGTHSLSQEVISNMRILMTEDSNNAVSSSFLLDDDSSIPFSVDDLSKSMDRFDVTDIEPPPLIRENSGFSFLLPQAD